The following nucleotide sequence is from Desulfallas thermosapovorans DSM 6562.
ATCAGCCACCTCAAACCCATCGTTCTGGCTTTATATGCCGGGCAGGAGGTCAAGAATTAAATAAGCTTTACCCCAAGAACCCGCATTCTTTGCCATTACCTATGGCAGCCTCGAAATTATTGATAATCGTGAATTTCGCATAAATATGACCAAATATATAGCTAATCGGGATTACGAACGGGGATTATAATGATAATTATAAACATGATTTTGACGAAAAAGAGCACCCAGTAGTTCGGTGCTCTTTATTTTTGATAAATTTCATCCGAAACCATTTTACCTGGGGGCTTATAGTTTAGTGAAATGACAGTTTGGGAACTATGGCCCTGCTTGACTTGGTGACAACAAAAGGTGTCCAATCCCGGTGCAAAAAATATAAAAATGTGATTGTGAAGGATATTGCAAGATAAAAATAGAAATGTTTTAGTCCTATCATTGCTAAATTTCAAGAGGTGTGTTAATTGCAGGAAAACACAGATAACAACAAGCCGGTGGTGGCGGTGGCGGGGGCTACCGGTTTTATAGGTCGGGCGTTATTACCGGCCTTAAAATCACATTGCCGGCTGATTTGCCTTACCAGAAGTGCCGTAAATGAAGAAGATTCGGCCTGTGGTCTGGATGTCAGCTGGCGGCAGTGCGATCTGTTTTCGTTAAACGATATTGAACAAGTCCTTTGTGGCGCTGATTATGCTTATTACCTGGTTCATTCCATGATGCCCTCGGCCCGGTTGACTCAGGGGAGTTTTCAAGATATGGATTTAATTCTGGCCGATAATTTTGCCCGTGCCGCTGCTTTGACCGGTGTCAAGCAAATCATCTATTTGGGGGGACTTGTACCCCGGGACCAGGGGAAATTATCCAGGCACCTGGATAGCCGCCTGGAGGTGGAAAAAACCCTTGGTTCATATGGTGTTCCGGTAACGGCTATACGGGCGGGTATAATAGTTGGTGCAAACGGGAGTTCCTTCAGTATTATTACTCACCTGGTGGAAAGATTTAAAATCATGGTATTGCCCAGGCTAATGCTTTCTTTAACCCATCCCATCGCGTTATCCGATATTATTAAAATCTTATGTTATTGTCTGGGGAGAAAGGAAACTTATAACCGCAGTTTTGATGTGGGTGGCCCCGATGTGATGACATATCAGGACATGATCAAGCAAACAGCGGAGGTAATGGGGCATAAGCCACGGATATTTACTGTGCCCACTATTTTACCCTTCCTTACCAGCTGGTTTTTAAGCTTTTTTATGAAGGCGCCCAAAGCACTGGTTATTCCCCTGGTGGAAAGCTTGCAGCACGACATGGTGGCTGAAAATCGCGTTTTGCAAAAACAGATGAATTTAACCGGTATTTCTTTTAAACAGGCGGTTAAAATGGCTTTAATAAAAGATCAAGGCGATGCGGCGGCTATTAAACCTCCGAAAGTAAAGAAAAACCAGTCACCGGAAAAGAAAGTGCCAAATGTCCGCTCGGTTCAACGTTTGCCTTTACCACCCGGCAAGGATGCCCACTGGGTGGCCCGGCATTACTCACAATGGTTGCCATCTTTCTTTAAAGGTTTAGTAAGGGTTAAAGTTGACCGGGATGGCAGTTGTCATTTTTATTTTTCCTTTATGAAGAACAAATCCCTGCTGGACCTGTCCTTTTCAGAAGACCGCAGCTTTAATGACCGGCCTATTTATTACATAACCGGCGGCTTGATGGCCCATTTAAACCGGCTTCCACACCCCGGGCGGTTGGAATTCCGCGGGGTTTTGCAAAATAAACATACTCTGGTGGCCATTCATGACTATGTACCCACTTTGCCCTGGTTCATCTATAATTTAACCCAGGCTCAGCTGCACCTTTGGGTGATGCATAATTTCCGAAGACACCTGCTGTTAAATGAATTTACAGGCAAACTGAGGGAACGGGAAGGGCAAGAAGAAGGATTTTAGAGGGGCCAGTTTGGGTTGATAATATTATTAGGCTATCTTTACCGGTTACTTTTATTTCAACAGTATGCTCCCAGGGATAATACCGCTGTTTACGGCAGCCGAATTCTATCAAGAAATTACTCTTTCGAGCACGGATTTGCTGGTGAGAGATACCTTTTTCATGGCTATGACAGGTGAGATGGAGCACGCCACCAGGTTCGAGTTCCTTTATAATTCCCTGATATAATCGATAAAACCTTTCACCTATAAATTAATACGGGTGAAAGGTTTTATATACCGGTCGTGCTTAAGGCCTAAGTCCGGTGCTTTTTAATACTTCAGGCACCATGTCGGTCCAACCCAGGGGCATAAAGTGAATCCCCTGACACATATCTTTATAAGCATTAACCAGCCCGATGGTTATTTCCAGGCTTTTTGCTTTTAAACCATCCCCGGGCGTGTTTTCAAATTCCTTGATGATAGTCTCCGGGACTTCAATTCCAGCCACGTTCTTGTTCATATAATTAGCCATGCTTGCCGATTTTATAAAAACTATCCCCACCATGACAGGAACTGTAATGTTCCGCCTTGCCAGCCTGTTCATGAAATCTTCCAGCAAACGGGTGTCGTAAACAGCCTGGGTTTGAATAAAGCAAGCCCCGGCTTCAATTTTTTTCTCCAATTTGATAACCTGCATTTCCACAGGTTCGGTGCATGGGCTTACAACGGCACCCAGACAAAAATCCGTACTTCCGTCAAGTTCGTTCCCACTGGAATCTTTCCCATGGTTGAGGCCGCTTGCTATTTTTAATAGCTGAACGGAATCCAGATCATAAACCGCTTTAGCATGTGGATGATCCCCCAGCGACACATGGTCACCCGTTAGGCAGAGAACATTTTCAATGCCAAGCGCGGCGGCGCTTAAGAGGTCGGATTGAATGGCCAGACGATTACGATCACGGCAGGTTAACTGGTAAACCGGTTCAATACCGTTATCCTTTAAACAACGGGACGCGGCCAGGGAACCCATTTTGACAACGGCACTTTGGTTGTCAGTAATATTTACGGCGTCAACCATGTCCTTTAACGGAGCAGCTTCGCTTAACATTTTTGCAGTATTGGTTCCCTTGGGAGGAGCCGCTTCCCCTGTAACAACAAATTTACCTTTTTCAAACAGGTCACATAGTTTCAAGATTCCACACCCTTTCCAAGTTGGATCTATCTATAATTAAACAATTATCAAAAAACAAGCTTTCTGGGACGCGCCGCTTTACTGTAATCTTTAGGCTCCCAGTATGTGCTCACATTTTCCAACTGTCCCAGGGCCTTAAGACGCTCGTAAATTAACACCCAGGCGCAATCTCTTTCCGGGTCGACCTCGCACTTGCCATCCTTGCTGCCACCACAGGGTCCGTTTAACAGACCTTTGGAACACTTGGTGACGGGACAGATAGCTCCAGTCAGGTTCAATACACAATCACCGCACTCGCTGCATTGTTCCAGAAAATATTCACCGGGGACAATCGTGTCCATATGGCCAACCGAATTAAGTCCTGAATAAACGTGCTTGACAAGGCCGTATTCCTCCGTGGCCTGTCGCACAACTTGAACAGCACCGCCGCAACCCAGCACCAGGACAGCGTCACATTCTTTGAGTTCAGACATTTTGGGGTCGAAAAATGTCCTAACAAACTGAATGTAACAGGTCCTTTCAGGTACTCCAGCGGCAATTATATTTTTACCATTTGATTCAAGTAATTTTACCATTTTATCTACTTCCAACTGTCCCCCACTGCGTGCGACCTTTGCACATCCGCCACATCCCACTACAAAGATGTTTTTTGCATTTTGCAAAGCACCAAGTATTTCTTCTTCTGGTTTCCAGACAGTGCCTATCAACAGTCATTCGCCCCTTTCAATAAATCCTTATATTTAAATAATAAAATAATAAGATAGTTGAAGTCAATATTCAATTTTCAATATAACTGAATAAATTAATTATGACCTGTCTGCCAATCGTCCTGTTTTACGGCTCCTGATAAACAAACAAAGGATCTAGTAGATAAGGCAGATATATGTTTAATCATAATTCTTGACATATAGGGTAGGGGGGTATACTATTGATTTTAGGGGGGTGAAGCGAACTGGAGGAGCAAAAACCTAAACAATGCCCGGGCTGTCAAAGCGCAGGTAATAACAAGCACAGGCACTGGCGTGACGAAAAAACGGTGCACGATTTGTCAAGACGCCTTAACCGCATTGAAGGCCAGGTGCGTGGTATTAAAAGGATGATCGAAGAGGGAGTATATTGTGACGATGTCTTGAATCAAATTGCTTCGGCCCAGTCCGCGCTGACCGGGGTGGCCAAGCTGTTGTTGGAAAAACACATTAGAACTTGCATTAAGGATCAATTAATTGCCGGTGATGAAGAAGTTGTTGCCGAATTGACCAAAACAATTGCCAGGCTGATCAATAAAAATTAATGGAGGTTTGAAAAGTATGAATAAAACAGTATTAAAGGTGGAAGGCATGAGCTGCAATCACTGCAAAATGGCGGTGGAAAAGGCGGCGCGGGAAATAACAGGCGTGGAAGAAGCCCTGGTGAATCTGGAACAAAAGGAATTGGTGGTGACAGGCAACGTCTCCCGTGAACAACTGGTTGAAGCAGTGATAAAGGCCGGGTATGAGGTAAAGAATTGATTATAATCGAGCAAATTTAGTGTTAAA
It contains:
- a CDS encoding CopZ family metallochaperone: MNKTVLKVEGMSCNHCKMAVEKAAREITGVEEALVNLEQKELVVTGNVSREQLVEAVIKAGYEVKN
- a CDS encoding NAD-dependent epimerase/dehydratase family protein, with the protein product MQENTDNNKPVVAVAGATGFIGRALLPALKSHCRLICLTRSAVNEEDSACGLDVSWRQCDLFSLNDIEQVLCGADYAYYLVHSMMPSARLTQGSFQDMDLILADNFARAAALTGVKQIIYLGGLVPRDQGKLSRHLDSRLEVEKTLGSYGVPVTAIRAGIIVGANGSSFSIITHLVERFKIMVLPRLMLSLTHPIALSDIIKILCYCLGRKETYNRSFDVGGPDVMTYQDMIKQTAEVMGHKPRIFTVPTILPFLTSWFLSFFMKAPKALVIPLVESLQHDMVAENRVLQKQMNLTGISFKQAVKMALIKDQGDAAAIKPPKVKKNQSPEKKVPNVRSVQRLPLPPGKDAHWVARHYSQWLPSFFKGLVRVKVDRDGSCHFYFSFMKNKSLLDLSFSEDRSFNDRPIYYITGGLMAHLNRLPHPGRLEFRGVLQNKHTLVAIHDYVPTLPWFIYNLTQAQLHLWVMHNFRRHLLLNEFTGKLREREGQEEGF
- a CDS encoding methylenetetrahydrofolate reductase; this translates as MKLCDLFEKGKFVVTGEAAPPKGTNTAKMLSEAAPLKDMVDAVNITDNQSAVVKMGSLAASRCLKDNGIEPVYQLTCRDRNRLAIQSDLLSAAALGIENVLCLTGDHVSLGDHPHAKAVYDLDSVQLLKIASGLNHGKDSSGNELDGSTDFCLGAVVSPCTEPVEMQVIKLEKKIEAGACFIQTQAVYDTRLLEDFMNRLARRNITVPVMVGIVFIKSASMANYMNKNVAGIEVPETIIKEFENTPGDGLKAKSLEITIGLVNAYKDMCQGIHFMPLGWTDMVPEVLKSTGLRP
- a CDS encoding metal-sensitive transcriptional regulator, which codes for MSRRLNRIEGQVRGIKRMIEEGVYCDDVLNQIASAQSALTGVAKLLLEKHIRTCIKDQLIAGDEEVVAELTKTIARLINKN
- a CDS encoding methylenetetrahydrofolate reductase C-terminal domain-containing protein, which produces MIGTVWKPEEEILGALQNAKNIFVVGCGGCAKVARSGGQLEVDKMVKLLESNGKNIIAAGVPERTCYIQFVRTFFDPKMSELKECDAVLVLGCGGAVQVVRQATEEYGLVKHVYSGLNSVGHMDTIVPGEYFLEQCSECGDCVLNLTGAICPVTKCSKGLLNGPCGGSKDGKCEVDPERDCAWVLIYERLKALGQLENVSTYWEPKDYSKAARPRKLVF